A single Triticum dicoccoides isolate Atlit2015 ecotype Zavitan chromosome 2A, WEW_v2.0, whole genome shotgun sequence DNA region contains:
- the LOC119354738 gene encoding uncharacterized protein LOC119354738 isoform X1: MAREASSSSAPGPSELPPAARGSGSGSGSGGDTPRVPRRRARGDPLLIVCGCFSVVTAATALLCVAVNVLSAVQSFRRNGGYIFGGIFRCYAVVISLFVAVLETEWGFIIKFCKILEYWPARGMLQIFVAVMTKAYPNVERSDLILLQDIASYLLLACGLIYVISGVLCLGVLKRSRQQKATSREQAAKDLQELEKRREELEALLIAERSELV; encoded by the exons ATGGCCAGGGAGGCGTCGTCGTCCTCCGCGCCGGGGCCCTCGGAGTTGCCGCCGGCCGCTCGTGGCAGCGGCAGCGGAAGCGGAAGCGGCGGGGACACGCCGCGAGTGCCGCGGCGGCGCGCCCGCGGCGACCCGCTCCTCATCGTGTGCGGCTGCTTCAGCGTCGTCACGGCCGCCACCGCCTTGCTCTGCGTCGCCGTCAACGTCCTATCCGCTGTCCAGTCCTTCCGCCGCAACGGTGGCTAC ATATTCGGGGGCATATTCCGGTGCTATGCGGTGGTGATCTCGCTATTCGTGGCCGTCCTCGAGACTGAGTGGGGATTCATCATCAAATTCTGCAAG ATATTGGAATACTGGCCTGCAAGGGGGATGCTACAGATATT TGTTGCTGTCATGACAAAGGCATACCCAAACGTTGAAAGGAGCGATCTGATTTTGCTTCAGGACATTGCCAGCTATCTGCTCCTTGCATGTGGACTAATCTATGTAATCTCG GGGGTATTATGTCTTGGTGTACTAAAGCGCTCTAGGCAGCAgaaagcaacatcacgagagcaagCAGCCAAAGATCTGCAG GAGCTGGAGAAGCGGAGAGAGGAACTCGAGGCACTGTTAATTGCTGAGAGGTCCGAATTGGTCTGA
- the LOC119354738 gene encoding uncharacterized protein LOC119354738 isoform X2, translated as MHVSLRSAVKGQVELLRSELLNMASFQLEKTVQPLRDVVDSMQGWMLRMGNFLERAEAVLSGLSQVSPMLQTAPMQRPLVVPDVNLEDENGDGLHGRFSPRAGVRSPLSASEGSCIDVVVSSVLQIMPELMELCGESTPPLSVEQLKVDPLEILVVALPPLPPLEPNQMLDFEEKGHSDVAMSCSSEFIGHVVSVDDVVVAPRAMLVCLGL; from the exons ATGC ATGTGTCGTTGCGGTCTGCCGTGAAGGGACAAGTGGAGTTGCTGCGCTCTGAGCTCCTCAACATGGCTTCCTTTCAACTCGAGAAAACGGTTCAACCTCTGCGCGATGTCGTTGATTCCATGCAAGGTTGGATGCTTCGGATGGGGAACTTTCTAGAGCGAGCTGAGGCTGTTCTGAGTGGGCTCTCGCAGGTGTCACCTATGTTGCAAACTGCCCCTATGCAGCGCCCCCTGGTTGTGCCTGATGTCAACCTTGAGGACGAGAATGGAGATGGGCTTCATGGACGTTTCTCTCCTCGTGCCGGGGTCAGATCGCCGTTATCTGCCTCTGAGGGTTCGTGCATTGATGTGGTTGTGTCTTCGGTGCTACAGATCATGCCTGAGCTTATGGAGCTGTGTGGGGAATCGACTCCGCCTCTATCCGTTGAGCAATTGAAGGTGGACCCCCTCGAGATCTTGGTTGTGGCATTACCTCCATTACCACCCCTCGAGCCCAACCAGATGCTTGACTTCGAGGAGAAGGGGCATTCAGACGTTGCAATGTCTTGCTCGTCCGAGTTCATTGGGCACGTGGTTTCTGTAGATGATGTGGTTGTCGCACCCAGAGCAATGCTCGTGTGCCTGGGGCTCTAA